A window of Candidatus Eisenbacteria bacterium genomic DNA:
CCGAACGGGTCGAGGCCGCTCATCGGTTCGTCGAGAATCAGCAGCTCGGGCTCGTGAATCAGAGCGGCCGCCAGGCCGAGGCGCTGAAGCATCCCCTTGGAGTACTTGCGGAGCCGGAGCTGCGGCCGGTCGCCGAGACCCACCTTGCCGAGCCAGGTCATCGCCTTCCGGTGAGCGTCCTGCGCGGCGAGCCCCGACAACCGGCCCGCCAGCTCGAGATATTCGACGCCGCTCAGGTAGTCGTAGAAGTACGGCTGCTCCGGCAGGAAGCCGAGCCGCCGGCGGCTGGCCGCGCGCTCGATCGGCTCGTCGAAGATCCACGCGACGCCGCTGGTCGGCTTGTGGAGCCCCACCAGCAGCTTGAGCGTGGTGGTCTTGCCCGCGCCGTTCGGACCGAGGTAGCCCAGCACTTCACCGCGGTGCACCTCGAGATCGAGGTTCTCCACGCCGCGCGACATCTGGAGCGTCCACGGGCTTCTGTAGCTCTTGGTGAGCCCCTGGGTCAGGATCGCGGTATCCGGGCCCGGACTCGCCTGGTCGGAGCCTCGATACTTCGACGGACCGGCCAGAATCTTTCCCCTCACCGGCTCGGCAGGAACAGAATTCGGCGTCATCACGCTCCCACTCTCCTTGAATCTCGAGAGTTTCCCGGTACCCGACGTGAACGGGAATGCGGAACGCAACCCGCGTGCCTGGGCGCGGCCCGCCCGGGTCTTACTGGCCCGAGGTGATGACGAGGAGGAGCTGGCCGTTGGCGCCGACGCCCTTGATGTTGTACCAGGACGACGACGAGTCGGCGTAGCTCACGAGCCCGGGGGCATACGGCGGGTTCCCCAGCACCGAGGGGCGATCCTCCCAGGACAGATTCGCGCCGCCCGTCTTCGTGAAGGGGTTCCTCAAGCCGGTCACACCACCGGGCATGATGCTGGCGACCAGGGTGGCGTCGTCGGCGTACCGAGCGTCGTTGCGGACGCTGAAGTCCTCGGCCGTGACCTGGAAGATGTGCATGTTGGACTTGGTCCCGGCTTCCTTGGCCCGCGACTCCATCTGAATGTAGTTGGGCACGGCGATCGCGGCGAGGATCCCGATGATCACCATCACGATCATCAGCTCGACCAGCGTGAACCCGCGGTTGTCTTTCATACGATTCCCGTCCGTTCCGAGGAATGCCTGGGCTTCACGGCAAAAAAGTGCAAGGGCCGGGCCACCGCCATGCGTTCTACCGATCTCGAAGCCACGGCGTCACTTCGCCTTGGCGCCGTCTCGTGGCCGGCGCCGGCGGCGTTGCAAGAGGCGATTTCGCTCCAATTCGCACGACGCGCGCGCCGCTCAAACGAACCGGGGGCGGGATCGCTCCCGCCCCCGTGGATCGATTGCTCTTCTCGATTACTGACCAGCCGTCAGAACCAGAGCCATGTCGACGGTCGTGTTCTTGCCCACACCCTTGATGTTGTAGTTGGTCATGAGCGAGTCGGCGTAGCTCGTGAGGCCGGAAACCCGGGCCGTGCAGGGGTTCAGGATGCTGGCGCGGTCCTCCCACGCGACGTTGACCGCGGTGCTGTTCGTGAACGGATTCTTGAAGTTCGCACCGGCGGCCGGCAGCAAGCCGTGCACCGCAGAAGCCACGTCCGAGTACGTGCCGTCCTTCTGGACGCCGTAGTCTTCAGCCGCGAGCTGGAAGGTGTGCATGTTGGCCTTGACGCTGCCTTCCTTCGCGCGGTCCTGCATCGCGATGAAGTTCGGGATCGCGATCGCGGCGAGAATACCGATGATCACCACGACGATCATCAGCTCGATCAGGGTGAAACCCTTCTGGGACTTGAACATGTTTTTGGCTCCTTCTCCTCTGGGTCCGGGGTCGCACTCTGAGCTGACCCACTCTGCATCCATGCAACGCAACCGATGTGCCACCCGTGTTTTGCTCAAGCCATACCACCGTGAACCGTTGCGGCGCTGGACCTTATACACGCGTCGCCAGGGCCGCCGCCGGCCTGGCGCGCGCGATTCGTCGCGCATTGCTCGCGCTTGACGCCTTCAAACTGAGCAAACTGCATTGAAGTTGGCCGCCGCATGCACATCGCACGGATCAGGCGGCGTGCTCGCCTGGCTGTCCGTCGGCTTCCTGGCCGGTCCCCTTCTCGAAGCCGTAGCCGATCAGCTTGCGATAGAGCGTGGAGGCGTTGATGCCGAGGATTTCGCTGGCTCGCTTCTTCTGCCAGCGGGTGTGGTGCAGGACCTTGAGGATGTACTCCTTCTCCAGCTCCTCGAGCGTCAGCGTCGGCGAGTCGATCACCAGCGTGCCGCGCTGCTGGATGCCGAAGCGGATCTTCTCGGGCAGATCCTCGGGCTCGACCACTCCGCTCTCGTCCAGCACCAGCGCGCGCTCCATGACGTTCTCCAGCTCCCGCACGTTGCCCGGCCAGTCGTACTTCATCAGCACTTCCATGGCTTCCTTGCTCACCGTCTTCTGGTCGGGGCCGCTCGGCTGACGCTTCAGGAAGTGGTCGACCAGCAGCGGGATGTCGTCGCGGCGGTGCCGCAGGGGCGGAAGCTTGATGGGGATGACGTTGAGCCGGTAGAAGAGGTCGGCGCGGAAGCGGCCTTCGGCGACCTCGCGCTCGAGGTCGGCGTTGGTCGCCGCCACCAGGCGGCAGTCGATCTTGATCGGCTGCGTGCCGCCCACCGGAATGATCTCCCGCTCCTGGAGCGCCCGCAGCAGCTTGACCTGGGTGGCGTGCGGCATGTCGCCGATCTCGTCCAGGAAGAACGTGCCTCCCTCGGCGACCTGGAACAGGCCCGCGGCGTCGCGCACCGCACCCGTGAAGGATCCCTTCACGTGGCCGAACAGGTTGCTCTCGAGCAGGTCGCGAGGAATCGCGCCGCAGTTGATGCTCACGAACGGGCCCTGGGCCCGCCGGCTCCGGTAGTGGATCTCCTTGGCGATGAGCTCCTTGCCCGTGCCGCTCTCCCCCTGGATCAGGATCGTGGCATCGCTGTCGGCCACCTTGTCGACCATCTTGAAGACCCGGATGATCTCTTCCGACGAGCCGATGATCGTCTTCTCGTCGTGGCCGCGCTTGAGCTCCCGCTTGAGATAGAGGTTCTCGGTGCGCACCCGCCGCATCTCCAGGGCGTTTCTGACCACGAGCTTGATCTCGTCGTTCTTGGCGTTCTTGATCAGGTACTGGAACGCGCCGAGGTTCACCGCGTCGATCGCCGACTGCTGCGACGCGTAGGCGGTCATGATCACCACCGGCAGCGACGGATCGTGCTTCTTGATCCCCTGCAGGAGCTGGATGCCGTCCATCCCGGGCATCTTGATGTCGGTGATGACGACATCGAAGTCCTCGGCGCGCGTGCGCTCGAGGGCATCCTTGCCGTTGTTCACGGTCGTGACGCTATAGCCTTCCTTGCGGAGCACGATCCCGAGGAACTGGGTCATGCTCTGTTCGTCATCCACCACCAGGATCTTCTCGGCAGCCATATCGTCACCTCATTGAGCGTTGCTCGGGATCGTCAAGCGGCGCGCGCCGCGGCGCCCGCGGTCGCGGGCAACGTGATGCGGGCAATGGTTCCTCGTTGGTTTGCTGCATGCAGCGTGAGCGTTCCGCCGTGGCGTTCGACGATCCGCTGCGCGATCGGCAGTCCCAATCCGGTCCCGCTCTTCTTGGTCGTGAAGAACGGCTGTCCCACGTGGGCCAGATCTTGTGACGCGATGCCCGGTCCGGAGTCTTCGAAGTCGATCACCACGCGCTCGGCGTCGGGACAGCTCCAGCGAATGACCAGCGCTCCCCCTCCGTCGAGCGCGTCCAGCGCGTTCCCGGCCAGGTTGAGCCACACCTGCCGGAGCTGCTCCCTGTCGGCGTAGAGCTCCACCATCTCCTCGCCCGGCTCGTGGCGCACCGCGACGCCCACCGCCCGTGGGTCGAGCGCCACGGTGTCGCACAGCTCGTCCAGGGTCTCGCCCAGATCGATCGGCATCCGCACCAGCTGGCGCTCCTTGGAATAGGCCAGCAGGTCGGTCACGAAGCGATTGAGACGGCTGCACTCGGTGGAGATCAGGGCCATGAGCTGGCGCTGCTCGCCGTCGAGCCGCAGCTCGCGCTGCAGCACCTCGACGGATCCGCTGATGGGGCTGAGTCCGTTGCGGAGCTCGTGGGCGATCCCCGCGGCCAGCGAGCCGACCTCGGCGAGCGTCTGGTTGCGGAGCGCCCGCTGCTCCATCTCCCGCACCGCGGTGAGATCCTGGAACACCGCCACGACGCCGGTGACCTGGCCTTCGTGGATGAGCAGGTTGGTGGAGAGGCCGAGCGGGAGCGGCGCGCCGTCTTCGTTCTGCAGCAGCAGCTCACCGCGGCTCTGGGTCGAGTGGCTCTCGAGCACCGCGAGGAGCGAGTCGCGCAGCGGGTGGAGACGCGCCGGCAGCGCGTCCTGGACCCACCGTCCTCGCAGGTCGGCGAAGCGCACGCGCAGCACCTCTTCGGCGGCTGGATTCAGGTAGGCGACCGAGCCGGTGCTGTCGAGCGTGATCACGCCCGAGGTGAGGTGGCGCAGGATGACGTCGTTGTCGAAGCGCACCCGGTCGAGCTCGCGGGCCGCCCGCTCCAGGCTCCGGCGGGCCTGGAGCGCGCGGCGCTGCAGCGTCGCCGACAGCACGGCGAGCACCAGCAGCAGGGCCGAGAACATGCCGGGCCGCGGCAGCGTGGTCATGGTCGGGCTCCATCCGTGGCCGGATGGATTGAGCAGGTGATAGGCGACGCTCGCTCCCACCGCGGTGATCAGCCCGCCGACCAGGCCGAGCTGGAGACCGCCGGTGATCGCCACCAGCACGTAGAACAGCGCGAAGGGACTCTGAAGCCCTCCGGTCAGCGACGACAGCAGGGTCACCAGCGCGATGTCGATCGCCAGCTGGACCGAGATCTGGATGCCGCGGCCGCGCCCCCACAGGGTGCCGAGCCAGTAGATCCCGGAGAGGATCGCCACGGCGCCGAGCGCCGCGCCCAGCAGGCGCCAGGCGCCGATCGTGGGATCGGCGCGCATCAGGATGCCGAACGGCAGCGCCAGCGACGCCACCGTCAGGCGGGCCCAGATCAGCGTCCGCAATCCGCCGAAGCGGTCGAGGCTCAGCGGGGCGCCGAGACCGGACACCGCGGCCTCCTCGAGCCGGGTCTCAGTGCGATCCACCCGACACCACGTTGATGAGCTTGAACATCGGGAGGTACATCGCGATCACCATGCCGCCCACGATGCCGCCCATGACCACGATCATGATCGGCTCGATGATCGAGGTCATGGTATCCACGGCCGTGTCGACCTCGGCTTCGTAGAACACCGCGATCTTCGTGAGCATCTCGTCGAGGGCGCCGGTCTGCTCGCCCACCGAGATCATCTGGACCACCATCGGCGGGAACACGCCTGAGGTCTTGAGGGGCGCCGCCACCGTCTCGCCCTCGCGGATCGAGGCGCGCGCGGTCATGATGGCCTCGGCGATCACCTTGTTCCCCGCGGTGCGGGCGGTGATCTCGAGGCCGGAGAGAATCGGGACGCCCGAGGCGATCAGGGTACCGAGCGTGCGGGTGAAGCGCGCCACCGCACCCTTGAGGAGCACGTCGCCGAGGACCGGCACCTTCAGCATCGCGCCGTCGACCACGCGCTGGCCGCTCTCGGTGGCGTAGTAGCGCTTGAAGAAGAACCCGCCGGCGATCAGCCCGCCCACGCCAACCCACCAGAAGTTCTTGAGGAGGTTGGACATCCCGAGCACGATCTTGGTGGGCAGCGGCAGCTCGCCGCCGAAGTCGGAGAACATCTTGGCGAACGTCGGGATGATGAAGATCAGCATGAAGCATGTCGCCCCGACCGCGACCGTGAGCACGACGCCCGGATAGACCATGGCGCCCTGCACCTTGCGCTTCAGCGCGTCGGCCTTCTCGATGTAGGCCGCCAGCCGCATGAGGATCTCGTCGAGCACGCCGCCCGCTTCACCGGCGGCGACCATGTTGCGGAACAGCTCGTCGAAGACGCTCTTGTGCTTGCCGAGACCGTCGGAGAGCGTCGAGCCGGCCTCCACCTCGCGCGTGACCTCGGCGATCACCCGCCCGAACGACGGCTTGCTGGACTGCTTGGCCAGGATGTCGAGACACTGAACCAGCGGCAGACCCGCCGAGATCATGGTGGCGAACTGCCGGGTGAAGATCGCCAGATCCTTGGTGCTGACTCCCGACCCGCCCAGCTTCGGCAGCGCGAAACCGCCGCCCTTGGGCTTGAGCGAGGTGACGAGAATCCTGCGTTTGCGGAGGAGCTCGATGGCCTCCTCTTGTCTCGCCGCATCCAGCTCGCCCGACTGCATCTCGCCGCCGAGCGCGCGGCCCTTCCAGACGAACGTCGCCATGGTCCTCTCCTATGCCGCCGCCCGCATGACCTTCGCGAGCATGCCTTCCAGCTCCTGACGATCCGTGCTGAAGTTGAGGGCGTGTTCCGCGGTCAGCGCCTTGTCGAGCACCGCCTGCAACAGCGCCTGGTTCATGGTCTGCATCCCGAACTTCTGGCCGACCTGCATCAGGCTGTAGATCTGATGGGTCTTGCCATCGCGGATGACGGCCTTCACCGCCGGCGTGCAAACCAGCACCTCGGCGACCATGACGCGGCCCGCGCCGCGGCTCCGCGGCACCAGCTGCTGGGTCACCACCCCTTCCAGCGTGAACGCGAGCTGGCTGAAGATCTGGGAGCGCTGATCGGATGGAAACGCGTCGGCGATGCGGTTCACGGCCTCGTAGGCCGAGTTGGTGTGGAGCGTCGCGAACACCAGGTGGCCGGTCTCGGCGATCGTGATCGCCGCACCGATCGTCTCGAGGTCGCGCATCTCACCGATCAAGATGATGTCGGGATCCTGCCGCAGCACGTACTTGAGGGCGGTCGGGAAGGTATTGGTGTCGGCCCCCACCTCCCGCTGGTTCACGATGCCCTTCTTGTGCTGGTGCACGTACTCGATCGGATCCTCGATCGTGATGATGTGCGACTGCCGGGTGGAGTTGATGCGATCGATCATCGACGCCAGCGTGGTGCTCTTGCCGCTTCCCGTCGGCCCGGTGACCAGCACCAGCCCGCGATGGCGATGGGTGAACTCCTTGACCACCGGCGGCAGGCCGAGCTTCTCCATCGGCAGGATCTCGTAGGGGATCTGGCGCACCGCGGCGGTGACCACGCCGCGCTGGAGGAAGACGTTGGCGCGGAAGCGGGCCATGTTGCGGATGCCGAACGAGAAGTCGAGCTCACGCGTCGTCTCGAAGCGCTTCCGCTGCTCGTCGGACATCACGCTGTAGGCAAGCGATGCGGTCGTTTCCGGGGTCAGCACGTCGTATTCCGCCGCCGGCACCAGCTGTCCGTCGATCCGGAACTCGGGAGGCACGCCGGCCGTCAGATGGAGATCTGACGCCTTCTTTTGAATCATCTCTTCGAGCAGCTGACGCAGCGTGATCACGACGTGTCTCTCCTTGTCTTCGACGCCCCGCAGGGCTCCTACAGCTTGTCGGCGGCGGTTTCCTTCAGGATCTCTTCCACCGTCGTGATTCCGCGCTTGAGCTTTTCCAGCCCGTCGCGCCGGAGCGTGAGCATCCCTTCTCCAATCGCGGTCTTCTTGATTTCCCCCGCCGAAGCTCTCTCCAGGACCAGGTCACGGAGCCTCGGCGTCATGGTCATCACTTCGTAGACGCCCTGCCGGCCGCGGTAGCCGGTATTGCTGCAATCCACGCAACCCACGTTCTGGAAGAAGGTCGCGCCTTCGGCATCCTTCGCGTCGAGCTGCAGCTCGCTCAGCACTTCTTCGTTGAGCGTCGTGGGCTTCCGGCAGTTGGGACACACGCGGCGCACCAGGCGCTGGGCGAGGATGAGGTTCACCGACGAAGCGACGAGGAACGGCTCGATCCCCATGTCGATCATTCGGCCGATCGCGCTGGGCGCGTCGTTGGTGTGGAGCGTCGAGAGCACCAGGTGGCCGGTGAGCGCCGCCTTGACCGCGATCGACGCGGTGTCGAGATCACGGATCTCGCCGACCATGATGATGTTGGGGTCCTGCCGCAGAAACGCCTTGAGGGCCGCCGCGAAGCTCAGGCCGACGTCGTCGTTGACCAGCACCTGGTTGATGCCGTCGAGGTTGTACTCGACCGGATCCTCGGCGGTCATGACGTTGACTTCGGGGGTATTGATCCGCGACAGCGCCGAGTAGAGCGTGGTCGTCTTGCCCGATCCCGTCGGGCCGGTGACCAGGACCATGCCGTATGGATTGGCGACCGCGGCGGTGAACTCCTTGAACGAGCGCGGCTCGAACCCGAGCTTGGCGAGATCGATGTTGAGATTGCTCTTGTCGAGAATACGCATCACGATCTTCTCGCCGAAGATGGTGGGCAAGCTCGATACGCGAAGGTCGATGTTCTTGTTGAACATGCGAAGCCGGATACGGCCGTCTTGCGGAATGCGCCGCTCCGCGATGTCGAGCTCGGCCATGATCTTGAGGCGCGAGATCATGGCCAACTTCATGCGAACGGGAGGGCTCATCATCTCGTAGAGCTCGCCGTCGATGCGGAATCGTACCCGGACAGACTTTTCGAACGGCTCCACGTGAATGTCGCTCGCTCCCTTGCGGATCGCGTCGGCGAGAAGCGAGTTCACGAGCTTCACTACCGGCGCTTCGTCGCCGGTGATCTCGCCCAGATTCACGCCGCCCGAATCGTCGTCTCCCGTATCCACGAGCTCCACGTCTTCGTGGAACTCCTTCATGAGGTCGGACAGGGACCCAGCGGAATCATAGAAGCGATCGATGGCCTTCTTGATCGAGGTCTCGGAGGCGACCCGTGTCTCGACCTCGCAGCCGGTGATGAATTTGATGTCGTCGATTGCGAAGATGTTCCCCGGATTCGCCATGACCACGGTGAGATGGCGCCCATTCCGCTTGAGCGGTATGACTTGGAACTTGTTCGCCACATCGGCGGGGATG
This region includes:
- a CDS encoding ABC transporter ATP-binding protein, producing the protein MTPNSVPAEPVRGKILAGPSKYRGSDQASPGPDTAILTQGLTKSYRSPWTLQMSRGVENLDLEVHRGEVLGYLGPNGAGKTTTLKLLVGLHKPTSGVAWIFDEPIERAASRRRLGFLPEQPYFYDYLSGVEYLELAGRLSGLAAQDAHRKAMTWLGKVGLGDRPQLRLRKYSKGMLQRLGLAAALIHEPELLILDEPMSGLDPFGRRDVRELILEQRDRGTTVLFSSHILPDVEMLCDRVAIILKGVLTRIATVGELVQDSPQKIEIRCAGGAELQPPPALAPHLEQRQRPHETVMTVDDERHLHDALAWLIASGADVRAVTPQRSTLEELFMATAEQVGVTTETRRSA
- a CDS encoding prepilin-type N-terminal cleavage/methylation domain-containing protein, giving the protein MKDNRGFTLVELMIVMVIIGILAAIAVPNYIQMESRAKEAGTKSNMHIFQVTAEDFSVRNDARYADDATLVASIMPGGVTGLRNPFTKTGGANLSWEDRPSVLGNPPYAPGLVSYADSSSSWYNIKGVGANGQLLLVITSGQ
- a CDS encoding type II secretion system protein: MFKSQKGFTLIELMIVVVIIGILAAIAIPNFIAMQDRAKEGSVKANMHTFQLAAEDYGVQKDGTYSDVASAVHGLLPAAGANFKNPFTNSTAVNVAWEDRASILNPCTARVSGLTSYADSLMTNYNIKGVGKNTTVDMALVLTAGQ
- a CDS encoding sigma-54 dependent transcriptional regulator, with protein sequence MAAEKILVVDDEQSMTQFLGIVLRKEGYSVTTVNNGKDALERTRAEDFDVVITDIKMPGMDGIQLLQGIKKHDPSLPVVIMTAYASQQSAIDAVNLGAFQYLIKNAKNDEIKLVVRNALEMRRVRTENLYLKRELKRGHDEKTIIGSSEEIIRVFKMVDKVADSDATILIQGESGTGKELIAKEIHYRSRRAQGPFVSINCGAIPRDLLESNLFGHVKGSFTGAVRDAAGLFQVAEGGTFFLDEIGDMPHATQVKLLRALQEREIIPVGGTQPIKIDCRLVAATNADLEREVAEGRFRADLFYRLNVIPIKLPPLRHRRDDIPLLVDHFLKRQPSGPDQKTVSKEAMEVLMKYDWPGNVRELENVMERALVLDESGVVEPEDLPEKIRFGIQQRGTLVIDSPTLTLEELEKEYILKVLHHTRWQKKRASEILGINASTLYRKLIGYGFEKGTGQEADGQPGEHAA
- a CDS encoding ATP-binding protein, whose product is MDRTETRLEEAAVSGLGAPLSLDRFGGLRTLIWARLTVASLALPFGILMRADPTIGAWRLLGAALGAVAILSGIYWLGTLWGRGRGIQISVQLAIDIALVTLLSSLTGGLQSPFALFYVLVAITGGLQLGLVGGLITAVGASVAYHLLNPSGHGWSPTMTTLPRPGMFSALLLVLAVLSATLQRRALQARRSLERAARELDRVRFDNDVILRHLTSGVITLDSTGSVAYLNPAAEEVLRVRFADLRGRWVQDALPARLHPLRDSLLAVLESHSTQSRGELLLQNEDGAPLPLGLSTNLLIHEGQVTGVVAVFQDLTAVREMEQRALRNQTLAEVGSLAAGIAHELRNGLSPISGSVEVLQRELRLDGEQRQLMALISTECSRLNRFVTDLLAYSKERQLVRMPIDLGETLDELCDTVALDPRAVGVAVRHEPGEEMVELYADREQLRQVWLNLAGNALDALDGGGALVIRWSCPDAERVVIDFEDSGPGIASQDLAHVGQPFFTTKKSGTGLGLPIAQRIVERHGGTLTLHAANQRGTIARITLPATAGAAARAA
- a CDS encoding type II secretion system F family protein — protein: MATFVWKGRALGGEMQSGELDAARQEEAIELLRKRRILVTSLKPKGGGFALPKLGGSGVSTKDLAIFTRQFATMISAGLPLVQCLDILAKQSSKPSFGRVIAEVTREVEAGSTLSDGLGKHKSVFDELFRNMVAAGEAGGVLDEILMRLAAYIEKADALKRKVQGAMVYPGVVLTVAVGATCFMLIFIIPTFAKMFSDFGGELPLPTKIVLGMSNLLKNFWWVGVGGLIAGGFFFKRYYATESGQRVVDGAMLKVPVLGDVLLKGAVARFTRTLGTLIASGVPILSGLEITARTAGNKVIAEAIMTARASIREGETVAAPLKTSGVFPPMVVQMISVGEQTGALDEMLTKIAVFYEAEVDTAVDTMTSIIEPIMIVVMGGIVGGMVIAMYLPMFKLINVVSGGSH
- a CDS encoding type IV pilus twitching motility protein PilT, which gives rise to MITLRQLLEEMIQKKASDLHLTAGVPPEFRIDGQLVPAAEYDVLTPETTASLAYSVMSDEQRKRFETTRELDFSFGIRNMARFRANVFLQRGVVTAAVRQIPYEILPMEKLGLPPVVKEFTHRHRGLVLVTGPTGSGKSTTLASMIDRINSTRQSHIITIEDPIEYVHQHKKGIVNQREVGADTNTFPTALKYVLRQDPDIILIGEMRDLETIGAAITIAETGHLVFATLHTNSAYEAVNRIADAFPSDQRSQIFSQLAFTLEGVVTQQLVPRSRGAGRVMVAEVLVCTPAVKAVIRDGKTHQIYSLMQVGQKFGMQTMNQALLQAVLDKALTAEHALNFSTDRQELEGMLAKVMRAAA
- the pilB gene encoding type IV-A pilus assembly ATPase PilB encodes the protein MQDTVVQRLLEAKLVNEQQIVDAQRLQKTGGGSISSNLVKLGAIGEKDFQEFLSKLYGVPFVEIAAQEVDPAVIRLIPADVANKFQVIPLKRNGRHLTVVMANPGNIFAIDDIKFITGCEVETRVASETSIKKAIDRFYDSAGSLSDLMKEFHEDVELVDTGDDDSGGVNLGEITGDEAPVVKLVNSLLADAIRKGASDIHVEPFEKSVRVRFRIDGELYEMMSPPVRMKLAMISRLKIMAELDIAERRIPQDGRIRLRMFNKNIDLRVSSLPTIFGEKIVMRILDKSNLNIDLAKLGFEPRSFKEFTAAVANPYGMVLVTGPTGSGKTTTLYSALSRINTPEVNVMTAEDPVEYNLDGINQVLVNDDVGLSFAAALKAFLRQDPNIIMVGEIRDLDTASIAVKAALTGHLVLSTLHTNDAPSAIGRMIDMGIEPFLVASSVNLILAQRLVRRVCPNCRKPTTLNEEVLSELQLDAKDAEGATFFQNVGCVDCSNTGYRGRQGVYEVMTMTPRLRDLVLERASAGEIKKTAIGEGMLTLRRDGLEKLKRGITTVEEILKETAADKL